Genomic segment of Octadecabacter arcticus 238:
CTGTGCGGCCAGCCTGTGATGCGCACGGTCCGTTTTGGCCACGACCAACAACCCACTGGTTTCCTTGTCGATGCGATGCACGATACCGGGCCGCTTTTCGCCGCCAACACCAGACAGCGCATCGCCGCAGTGATGCAGCAGCGCATTCACCAATGTACCACCCGGCGTGCCGGGGGCAGGATGCACGACCATGCCAGTTGGTTTGTTGATGACGATCAGATCATCGTCTTCAAACACCACATCCAGCGGAATGTTTTCGGGCAAGACGTGGTAGTCGTCCGCAATCTCCACAGATATCTCAACTGTATCGCCTTCAACGGGTCTGGCACGCGGGTCCGTCACCACCGTGCCATTCACCTGCACAGCCCCATCCGCCAGCAAACGCATCAGGCGCGACCGGCTGAGCGACGCATCAAGCGGGACATTCAACGCCAGCGCCTTGTCCATCCGCGCGGGCGGGTTTTCGGCAAGGGTGAACAGAACTGTGGTGGCAGACATGATAGCCTCATTATACGGTTGGTTTGCGTCTTAGTGTGCGCACTTGCCCATGTCACGCCCTCCTGTCCGGTTCCAGTGGACTAGACAATATCATCCTCCGCAAGTTAGCTTTCAGGATGGCCCTGATTCAAAGTCAGAAAACGACACTATGGAGACGGGGTGTTTGCCCTTAACGTTCTGGGAGGAACTTATGAAATATTGTAACTCCCAAGGACCCCATCGGATATCGGGTTTTGTGTTGCCCTTGCGACGTTAGAGCCGAGCGATGATCTGTTGTGGTGATAGGGTGAGTGTTTCGAGGATATTGCCCCCGTGTTTTCTGACCGTCGAGATGACGGATCTGATGTCAGCGAAGACCTGCGCGCCCTCGAGGGTGCGGAAAGTTCCCGAGATTTTCATGCGCAACTTCATCATGCGCAGGTCCCGTTCGGCCTGATTGTTGGTGAAGGGAACTGTGAAGTCCGTAAGGAACCTTAGGACGTCATCACGGTAGTCGCGCAAGCGGACCAGAAGGTTATGGCCTGGCCGCCTGGCTTTTCGGCCTCGCGCACCAGTGCGTCTAGCCAGTGGGTCTTGTCGCTCATGGAAGGCGAGGCCCTCGGTGAGGATCGCCATGTATTTGGTGAGGATGTCGTGGTGAACCGACGTGGGGAGTTCGGTCTCGCCTCGCCCCTGAGCCGCGCACTTGAGCTGATTGGCGCTGTTGAGCAGCACGCTCATCGCGCACGCCCACGGCTCCTTTTCGATTTCTTCGATGGCCTTGAGTTCCCGTAAATGATGCGCCCCGCACAGGGCGTGCGCGTCCACCCCACTCATATGGGCGTAATAGGACTTCCAGTGGTCATGAACAATTGTCCCGCCGGTCAGGAAGGATGGAACAGCACCGCGCTTGGCGCTGATGCGATAATGCGTGAAGGCGAGATCGCTGATTGAGTGCAGCCAGTGCAGCTTACCATCAACACGAAGTCCGGTCTCATCCAGATGCCGAACGCCGCCTTCATTGAGCCGGGCCAGAATGTGTTCGACGACGCCACCCAAGGTACGCGCTGTGCCGTTCACCCAGTTGGTCACGCTGGCCGCGCATAGGCTGGTGGCACCAAACAAATCACGCAGGAGTTGGCAGACCCGATCCTCGGGGATCAGCTGCTGAACATTGCAGTAGACCGCCGCCGCCCGAATGCGCTTACCGTATTGCACGTGTGCATTCACGCCATCGGGAAAGGTGGCTGTCGTCGTGGCTCGGCAATGGCCACAACAATAAATCGCTGCCTGATGCTCTGTGACCTCCAGACGCGGCACCGGTATGTCATAAACCTGACGCCTCTCCACCGCCTTGATCATCCCAGCCGTCAAGCCATGCTGACAGGTGCCACAGGCCTCAGCCTCATGTCGCTCCACAAAGTCAGGCGTTGCTGTCTGACGTAGGGTGTCGCCTCGGTGGCCAACTTGGCCACCACTTTTCTTACCGGACTTACCACGCAGGCTACGCGGTACCGGTTTCTTCAACCCATCACTCGAAGGCGGCTTGCTGCTATTACTGCTGTTCTTAGCCAACTGACGCCGCAGATCCGCATTCTCTTGCGCCATGCTCGCCAACGCGGCTTCCAACTCGGCGATCCTGCGCAGAGCCGTGGCGAGGAGTTGTTCAAGAGAAGTAACTTGGTCCATTCCACCAATGATTCAGAGAAATCGTCACAGCGCCACGAAATTCAGACCACAACAGAAAATTCATGCGCCTAATGGCCAAGGAGACTCACATCAAAACTGACAAAAACCCGTTATCGGCTGGGGTGCTTGGGAGTTACAAATATTTTATTATGAAGGCGCTGTCTGTCAGCGTCGCGCTGAGCGTCAGCGCAACATCGGCAATGGCTGCGGAATGTATCGCACCTGCAAAACTCCGGTGGTGGCTGGGACTTTACCTGCCGCCAGATCGGCAAAATCCTGTTTGATATCGGCCAAGTCGACAGCCCTGTTCAGGTTACGAACATGGCAGGTGGCGGTGGCGGCCTTGCGTTTTCCCACGTGGTCAACGAACGCCAGACCGACGCCGACCTGATTGTTGCCGCGTCACAAGCGACAGCCACCCGTCTGGCACAAGACGCTTACGGCGGTGCAACCGCTGACCAAGTGCATTTCGTCGGTGCCATCGGTGCTGATCCAGGTGTGATTGTTGTGGCCGCAGACAGCCCGTTCATGACTTTGAACGATATGGTTGATGCGATCATCGCTGATCCATCATCCGTGGCTTTCGCTGGCGGATCTGCTGCAGGCGGTTTCGACCACCTCAAAGTTCTGATGGTCATGCAAGAAGCCGGCTTCACCGACATCACGGAAATCAAGTATATCGGTGTTGATGGCGGCGCAGATGCTGTGACACAGACCGTCGGCGATTTCACCCAAGGTATGACAGGCGACATGTCCGAAATTGTCGGTTTCATCGAATCAGGTGACATCCGTGTGCTGGCCGTTCTCGCTGAAGAACGCGTTCCTGGCTTTGAGGAAATCCCGACAGCGGTTGAACAAGGCATCGATGTGGTCGCCGTGAACTGGCGTGGCTTGTACGTGCCAAAAGACATTTCTGACGAAGACTTCAACGCTTGGGCCGCGCGCCTGCAAGCGGTTGCCGATTCTGATGAATGGAAAACAGCAATGATGGAAAATGGGCTCGCGCCATTCACCAAAGTTGGGGACGATTTCCAAGCGTGGGTTGATGGCGTCATTGCCTCCACCGAAGAACTGTCCCGTGAGATTGGCGTTATTCAGTAATGCGTATCTCGGACCGCATTTTCGGGGCCGTCGTGATCCTTGGGTCGTTCATCTACGTGATGGCGGCCCGGGGCATCGCCAAGCCGTTCTTTGCAGACCCGCTTGGCCCACAAGCTTTCCCCATCGGGGTTGGTATCGTGGCCGCAATTTGCGGACTCGTGATGGTGTTTTCACCGGATGAAGAACCCGACTGGCCGGAAATGCGGTCCTTTTTGTCGATCGTCGGATCAACGATCCTGCTAATCGCCTATGCCTATGCCTTGAAGCCCATGGGCTTCTTGGTGCCCACCGCCATCGCAAGCGCGGTCATTTCGTATCAGATCACCCCTGCGCCAATGCGCGCGGTGATCTACGGTCTCGGTATTTCAGTCGGCCTGTTCGTGTTGTTCAAATTCGCTCTGGGGCTAAGTCTGTTTGCCTTCCCCCACGACTTCTTCGGATAGGGTGCCATCATGGAAATTCTTCAGAATCTTCAACTCGGCTTTTCGATCGCCCTGTCCCCGTGGACCCTGATGTTGGCCGTAGCTGGCTGTTTCATCGGCACAATTGTCGGCGCTTTACCCGGTCTTGGGCTCTCCAACGGTGTGGCGATCATGATCCCGCTGACATTCTCTCTCAGCCTTGATGCGACGTCCTCACTCGTGCTGCTCACCTCGATTTATTACGGCGCGATGTATGGCGGGCGGATTTCGTCCATCCTGCTGAACATTCCGGGTGACGAACCCGCGATGATGACCACACTTGACGGCTACCCGATGGCCAAAGCGGGTCGCGCGGCGGATGCGTTGGTGATCTCAGGCGTCGCCTCATTTGTAGGCGCACTTCTCGCGACAATCGGCCTCGCGATCCTCGCGCCAGCCTTGTCGCGCATCGCCTTTGAATTCGGCCCCAGTGAATATTTCGCTCTGTATCTGCTGGCGTTCTGCACCCTCGGCGGTGTGGCCTCCAACAACCAAGCCAAGGCCGCGTTCGCATCCTGCCTCGGCATTGGCATCGCCATGGTCGGGCTAGATCCAAACTCCGGCACGCCACGGCTGACGGGGGGCAACCTGCACCTTTATGACGGCGTTGATTTTCTGGTCGCCATTGTCGGTCTGTTCGCAGTCTCCGAGGTTTTCTTCTTCATCGAAAGTCACGGCAAATCTGGCACATCCAACGTGAAACTCGGCAAAGTCCGGGTGCCGTGGCGTGACATATTTGAAGTCCGCTGGGTC
This window contains:
- the tnpC gene encoding IS66 family transposase, whose protein sequence is MDQVTSLEQLLATALRRIAELEAALASMAQENADLRRQLAKNSSNSSKPPSSDGLKKPVPRSLRGKSGKKSGGQVGHRGDTLRQTATPDFVERHEAEACGTCQHGLTAGMIKAVERRQVYDIPVPRLEVTEHQAAIYCCGHCRATTTATFPDGVNAHVQYGKRIRAAAVYCNVQQLIPEDRVCQLLRDLFGATSLCAASVTNWVNGTARTLGGVVEHILARLNEGGVRHLDETGLRVDGKLHWLHSISDLAFTHYRISAKRGAVPSFLTGGTIVHDHWKSYYAHMSGVDAHALCGAHHLRELKAIEEIEKEPWACAMSVLLNSANQLKCAAQGRGETELPTSVHHDILTKYMAILTEGLAFHERQDPLARRTGARGRKARRPGHNLLVRLRDYRDDVLRFLTDFTVPFTNNQAERDLRMMKLRMKISGTFRTLEGAQVFADIRSVISTVRKHGGNILETLTLSPQQIIARL
- a CDS encoding Bug family tripartite tricarboxylate transporter substrate binding protein; the encoded protein is MAGGGGGLAFSHVVNERQTDADLIVAASQATATRLAQDAYGGATADQVHFVGAIGADPGVIVVAADSPFMTLNDMVDAIIADPSSVAFAGGSAAGGFDHLKVLMVMQEAGFTDITEIKYIGVDGGADAVTQTVGDFTQGMTGDMSEIVGFIESGDIRVLAVLAEERVPGFEEIPTAVEQGIDVVAVNWRGLYVPKDISDEDFNAWAARLQAVADSDEWKTAMMENGLAPFTKVGDDFQAWVDGVIASTEELSREIGVIQ
- a CDS encoding tripartite tricarboxylate transporter TctB family protein, producing MRISDRIFGAVVILGSFIYVMAARGIAKPFFADPLGPQAFPIGVGIVAAICGLVMVFSPDEEPDWPEMRSFLSIVGSTILLIAYAYALKPMGFLVPTAIASAVISYQITPAPMRAVIYGLGISVGLFVLFKFALGLSLFAFPHDFFG